GATGAGCGGCCTGGAGTTCCTGGAGCAGGCCATGGACCTGTTCCCGCATGCGCGGCGGGCGCTGCTGACCGCCTACGCCGACACCGACGCCGCGATCCAGGCGATCAACGTGGTGGACCTCGACCACTACCTGCTGAAGCCGTGGGACCCGCCTGAGGAGAAGCTCTACCCGGTCGTCGACGCGCTGATCGAGCTGTGGCTCGTCACCGGGGACAAGCCGGTCACCGAGACCCAGGTGGTTGGGCACCGCTGGTCGGCGCGCTCGTTCGAGGTCCGGGACTTCCTCGCGCGGAACTCGGTGCCGTACCGCTGGCTCACCGTCGAGCAGCCGGAGGGCCAGGGGCTGCTCGAGGCTGCCGGGCTCGACGCCACCAGCATCCCGCTGGTGGTGACGCCCGCCGGCGACTCCCTGGTCGACCCGAGCGTCGAGGAGCTGGCCGCCCGGGTGGGCCTGTCGACCACGCCCGCCACTGACTTCTACGACACGGTGATCGTCGGCGGTGGGCCCGCCGGGCTTGGCGCGGTCGTGTACGCCGCGTCAGAGGGGCTGCGCACGGTCCTGCTCGAGCGGCAGGCCACCGGCGGGCAGGCGGGCCAGAGCTCGCGGATCGAGAACTACCTCGGCTTTCCCGACGGCGTCAGCGGCGCGCAGCTCACCGACCGGGCACGTCGCCAGGCCCACAAGTTCGGCGCGGAGATCCTCACCGCCCGCAGCGTCGCCGGCCTCGAGGTGCGCGGGTCGTCCCGCGTGGTCCGCTTCGCCAACGGCAGCGAGGTCGCCGCCCACACGGTGGTGCTCGCCACCGGTGTCGCCTACCACAAGCTCGATGTGCCCGGCGCCGACCAGCTCACCGGCCTGGGGGTGTTCTACGGGTCGGCCGCGACCGAGGCGCCCGCCTGCGCCGGCGAGGACGTCTACGTGGTTGGGGGCGCCAACGCCGCCGGCCAGGCGGCGGTGTTCCTGTCCAGGCACGCGCGGCGGGTCACGCTGCTGGTGCGCGCGGACGGCCTGGAGCAGTCCATGTCGTACTACCTCATCCGCCAGATCCGCGACACGCCCAACATCGAGGTGCGACCCCGCACCCAGGTGGTCGGGGCGGCGGGCCAGGAGCACCTGGAGCGGCTCAGCCTCTGCGACACCCGCGCCGGCACGGTGGAGGAGGTGCCGGCGAGCTTCCTGTTCGTGTTCATCGGCGCGGCGCCGTGCACCGAATGGCTCGACGGCGTGATCGAGCGTGACCCCAAGGGGTTCCTGCTCACCGGCCCAGACCTGCTGGTCGGCGGGAAGCGGCCAACGGGCTGGCCGCTGAACCGGGACCCCTACTACCTGGAGGGCAGCGTGCCAGGGATCTTCGCCGCCGGCGACGTGCGCGCCAACTCGGTGAAGCGGGTCGCCTCCGCGGTCGGTGAAGGGGCGACGGCGATCCAGCTCGTCCACCGTTACCTGGAGACCCAGTGACCGAGCGGCTCGGCGCCGAGGCGCTCCGGGAGCTGTTCCTGTTCGAGAAGCTGAGCGACGAGCAGCTCGCCTGGCTCGCGGAGCGCGGCGAGGTCAGGAGCTACCCGGCCGGCACGACCATGTACACCGCTGGCGAGCCCGCGACCCGCCTGTTCGTGCTGCTGGATGGCACGCTGTCGATGTCGGTGCGGGCGGGCGGCACCGAGATCGAGATGAACCGCTCCGACTACCGGGGCACCTACGCTGGCGCGTTCTTGGCGTACCTGGACGTGCCCCCGCGCTCGTACGTCGGCAGCCTCCGTGCCGTGACCGGCTGCCGCTTCTGGGAGCTGGCCGCCACCGACTTCGGCTGGGCGGTGCGGGAGTGGTTCCCGATGGCGACGCACCTGCTGCAGGGCTTCGCCATCCAGGGGATGGCTACGCAGCAGACGGTGAGCACGCGCGAGCGGCTGGTCGCCCTCGGCACGGTCACCGCCGGCCTCACCCATGAGCTGAACAACCCGGCGACCGCCGCCGTCCGCGCCACCGCCACCCTCCACGAGCGGCTGGCGGGCCTGTGGGGCGAGCTGGCCGCGCTCACCCACCACGGTGAGCTTGCGGCCGGCCGGCTCGCCACGCTGGTCGACCTCGTGCGCCAGGCCCTCGGTCGTCGTGCCGAGCTGGCGCCCCTGTCCCCGTTGCAGGCGTCCGACCGTGAGGACGAGCTGGGCGGCTGGCTGGAGGAGCACGGCGTCGCCGGTGGCTGGGACCTCACGCCGCCGCTGGTCGCCGCCGGCGTGGACGCCGCCTGGCTCGAGCAGGTCGCCGCGAGCGTCCCCGCCGAGCTGCTCCCGCATGCTGTGGGCGTCGTCGCCGTCACCTGCGAAGCCGAGAGCCTGCTCGATGAGCTCGCCGACGCGGCCGCGCGCATCTCCAAGCTCATCGGCGCGGCCAAGCAGTACACGCAGATGGACCGCAGCCCTCTGCAGCACCTCGATGTGCACGACGGGCTCGAGTCGACCCTGACGATGCTCGGGCACAAGCTCGGCACGGGCATCGAAGTGGTGCGCGACTACGACCGGTCGCTGCCGAAGCTCCCCGCCTACGCGGGCGAGCTGAACCAGGTGTGGACCAACCTGATCGACAACGCCGTCGACGCCATGGACGGCCGCGGCATCCTGACGGTGCGCACCCGCCGCGACGGCGACCGCGTGCTGGTCGAGATCGGCGACACCGGCCCGGGCATCCCTGAGCGGGTCGGCGCCCACATCTTCGAGCCGTTCTACACCACCAAGCCGGTCGGCAAGGGCACCGGCCTCGGCCTCGACATCTGTTGGCGGATCGTCGTGCAACGCCACAGCGGCGACCTGCGTGTCACCTCAACCCCGGGCGACACCCGCTTCCAGGTGCTGCTGCCCACGGGCGGTCCCCCCACCCAGTAGGGATGAGCAGCTCGGCCGCTGCCGGCGCTCGTTGTCGAGCTTGAGCGGCGGCCCCCGGTCGCATCAGGCGAGCTCGAAGCGCAGAGGGAGGTGGCTCAGCCGGTGTCGGTACCGGCGCGGGCCGGGGCGCGGAGAGGGGCGGTGGCGAGCTCGGCCATGCCGTCGGCGAAGCCGACCAGGGCCCGGAAGCCGAGCCGCTCGGCGGCCAGCTCGGGCGAGGCGACGACGTGGCGGACGTCGCCGGGCCGCCAGCCGCCCACCACCTCGGGGGCCGGCCCGCCCACGGCGGCGGCGATCGCCGCCGCCATCTCCCCCACCGTGTGCGGCTCGCCGCTGGCCACGTTGAACGCGCCGAGCACCGGCCGGGGAGCGGTCAGCGCCAGCACGTTGGCGCGGGCCACGTCGGCGACGTGGACGAAGTCGCGCCGCTGGCGCCCGTCCTCGAACACCCGAGGGGGGCGCCCGTCGGCCAGCGCGCTGCGGAAGATGGCGGCCACCCCGGCGTAGGGGGTGTCCCGGGGCATCCGCGGTCCGTAGACGTTGTGGTAGCGCAGGGCGGTCACGGCCGGACCGCCCTGCAGCATGGCGGCCGTGGCGAGCTGCTCCTGGTGGAGCTTGGTGGCCGCGTAGACGTTGCGCGGGTCGGTGGGCGCGTCCTCGGTGACGGCGACCGGGCCGACCTCGGCGCCGCAGCACGGGCAGACCGGCTCCCAGCGCCCGGCCGCGAGCCGTTCGACCGGGCGCGGGGCAGGGCGTACCCCGCCGTGCTCGCCGCACCGGTACCCGCCCTCGCCGTAGACGACCATCGAGCTGGCCAGCACCAGCCGGTCGACCTGCCCCCGGCGCCGGTGCAACGCGGCGAGCAGGGCCGCGGTCCCCAGGTCGTTGTCGCGGACGTAGTCGACGACGTCGGCCACGTCCCGGCCGAGCCCGACCATGGCTGCCTGGTGGCTGACCGCGTCGACGCCGTCGAGGGCGGCGTCGAGCGCCACCCCGGCCGCCGGGTCTGCCAGGTCGACCTCCCAGAACTCGGCGTCGTCGCGGAGGTGGTCGGGCCGCCCGGCATGCGCGTTGGGGTGCAGCCGGTCGAGCACCCGCACGCGGTGGCCGAGCTCGACCAGCCGGTCCACGACGTGGCTTCCGATGAACCCGGCCCCGCCGGTGACCAGGACGCGCATGACCTGGGAGCCTGCCGCCCGCGGCTCCCGCGGTCAACCGTTCCACCCTTACGAAGTCGTGACGGCGCGCGGGCCGGCCTGGCGGCCGCCGCGCTGGTGTGCCACCGTCGGGCGGGTGGACCGGGACCGGCGTCCGCGTGCCGCGCTGCCGGCCGACACCGGCCCGACCGGGGAGGAGGGGGCGGGATGGCCGGGGAGCGGGTGCTGGTGGTCGACGACGAGCCGACCGTCGGCGAGGTCGTCCGGCACTACCTGGAGCGGGAGGGCTACCGGGTCGAGGTGGCCCGCGACGGCGCCCGGGCGCTCGAGGCCGTCGCCACCCGCGCCCCCGACCTCGTGATCCTCGACCTCATGCTGCCGGCCGTTGACGGGCTGGACGTCTGCCGCCAGGTGCGGGCGGCCGGCGCCACGCCGATCATCATGCTGACCGCCAAGGGCGGGGAGGCCGACCGGGTCCTCGGCCTCGAGCTTGGCGCCGACGACTACGTCGTCAAGCCGTTCAGCCCCCGCGAGCTGGTCGCCCGCGTCCGCAGCGTCCTGCGCCGGACCCGGCCGACCGACGGCCCCCGCCCGCTGCCCGTCCGGGCCGGCGACGTCGTGGTCGACCCGGTCACCCGCGAGGTCGAGGTGGCCGGCCGCCAGGTCGCGCTCACCGTCCGGGAGTTCGACCTCCTGCTGTTCCTCGTCCGCCACCCGCGCCAGGTGTTCACCCGCGGGCAGCTCCTGCAGCAGGTCTGGGAGTACGCCTGGCTCGGCGACACGTCGACCGTGACGGTGCACGTGCGCCGGCTGCGCGAGAAGGTCGAGGACGACTCGTCCAACCCGCGACGGGTCCAGACCGTCTACGGCGTCGGCTACCGGTTCGTGCCCGTCGGGCCAGGCGAGGCGCTGGTCGCCAGGGAGGGCTTGGAAGGAGGGGCGGGATGAAGCGTCGACATGCACTCCAACCGGCGCTGTGGTTCGGGATCGGCGTCGCGGGAACCGCCTTGGTCGCCGCTGCTGCGGGCATCCCGTGGCCCGACCTGGCCATGCTGCTCGGCCTCAGCACCGCCGGCGGGCTCGCGGTCGCCGTGGCCGGGCTCGGCCTGCAGAGCCGGCTGCGCCGGCAGCGGGCCGCCATGGCCAGGCAGACCGCGCTCACCGCCGCGGTGACGGCTGGCGCCGCCCTGGCTGCGCTCGGCGTCGTGGCCGCGTGCATGCTGGCCAGCCCCCACGACCTGTCCGTCGTCGTCGCCTCGCTCCCCCTGGCCGCGGGCGCCGGCGTGGCCTACGGCATCGTCAGCTCGCGACGGACCGCGGCCGACCTCGAAGCATTGGCCGAGGTGGCGCGCCGCCTCGAGGCGGGCGACCTGTCCGCCCGAGCCCGCCTTGGCGGCACGCCCGAGGTGGCCGCCGTCGCGGAGAGCCTGAACGCGGCCGCCGCGCGGCTGGCCGACGCCCGCGAGCGGGAGCGGGCGGTCGAGGCGAGCCGACGCGACCTGGTCGCCTGGGCGTCGCACGACCTGAGGACCCCGCTCGCGAGCCTCCGGCTGGTGGCCGAGGCGCTCGCCGACGACGTGGCTCCCGACGAGGCAACTCGCCGCGGGTACCTGGCCGGCCTGGCTGGGCACGTCGACCGGCTCTCGAGCCTGGTCGACGACCTGTTCGAGCTGTCGGCGATCCAGGCTGGTGCGGTGGTGCCCCAGCTCGAGCCGACCTCCCTGCCCGAGCTGATCCGGGAGGTGCTGGAGCGGTTTCATCCCGAAGCCGAGGCAGCGGGGGTGCGGCTCGAGGCCGACCTGCCCCAGGAGTTCCGGATCGTGCTGGCCAGTCGTGACCAGCTCAGCCGCGTACTGGCCAACCTCGTCGTCAACGGCATCCACCACACCCCACCCGGAGGATCCCTGGTGGTCAGCGCGGACGACGCGGACGACGCGGCGGTGGTCCATGTGCGGGACAGCTGCGGCGGCATCCCCGCCACCGACCTACGCCGCGTGTTCGACCAGCTCTGGCGGGGCGATCAGGCCCGCTCGACCAGGGGGACCGGGCTCGGCCTCGCCATCGCCCGGGGGCTCGTCGAAGCCCACGGCGGCACCATCCAGGTGGCCAACGTCGACGGGGGCTGCCAGTTCGCCTTCCAGCTGCCCCACCAGGTCGGCTCCAGCGCGAGCGTCTGCAACGGTCGTCGGCGCACGACGTCGCCACCGTCGTGATCCCGGGACGCCCAGGCGTACGGCTGCGGTGATGAGCGCTGCTGGTGGGACGCTCCGAGGCTTCCGCTGTCACTCCTGGGGGGCAGGTGCGCGCCGGACGGCCAGCAGGTCGGCCACGGCAGCCCGGGTGCGCGGGCTGCCGTCGAGGTCACCGGCCGCGAGCGCAGCCCGCAGGTCCTCGAGCCGGTCCAGGTCGCGCAGCATCGGGACCATCCCGATCCGCAGCCGCCGGCGAATGGCCCGCTCGATGGTCACGTGGAGCACCGCGTCGGTGCCCATGGGAACGCCGACGAACAGCTCGGGGAGCGCCGCCTTGGCACCCACCAGATAGTAGCCGCCGTCCTCGGCCGGCCCGAGGACGACGTCGACCTGATCCAGCAGCGCGAACGCCGCATCGTAGGTTTCGCGAGGCACATGCGGAGTGTCGGCCCCGACGATCACCACCCGCTCGGCGCCGCCGCCGAACAGCGCCGCGAAGCAGGCAGCCAGGCGGTCGCCGAGATCGCCCTCGACCTGGGCGATCAGCCCGCAGCCGGGGGCGAGGCGGGCCATCCGCATGCGCGCATCAGGCGGTGCGAAGCACACCCACGGCTCGGCGTCGAGCTCGGCCATGACCGCCAGCGTGTCGGTCAGCATCGCAGCCGCCGCCCACGCGGCGCCGTCGGCACCCAGGACGGGCGCAAGGCGCGTCTTGACCGCGCCCGGCACGGGCTCCTTGGCGATGACGACCAGCGCGCGACGAGGCCGCGTCATCCGGCGGCCCAGCTCGAGCAGCGCTCTCGCACCAGCATGCGTGTGACCACGGGCAGGCCGACCTCGGACGGGAACAAACGCAAGCGCGGCGGGCCGGCCGCCGGCCGGCGGCGAACGGGTAAGTGGGGGTTCATCTGGCGGTTGGCGTTCCAGGTCGACGGGCGGGCGCCTCTCGCAGGAGACGGTAGGTGACGCGGGTCATGGCGGCCAGCGCGCGAATGGTCCCAGGCAGCGACCCGGACACCTTGCTGGTCCCCGCGGCCCTGGGCCGGTAGCGCACCGGCACCTCCAGGACCCGGAGCCGATGCCGGCCGGCCCGGCCGATCATCTCCAGCGGCCAGCCGTGGCCACGGTCGCGGATCCCGAGCGCCAGCAGCGTGTCGCGTCGGACCGCTCGGAACGGGCCGAGATCGGAGAGCGGGACGTCGAACAGCAGCCGGCAGGCGAAGCCGAGGAGGAGGTTCTCCGCTACCGCGACCGCCGACATCGCACCCGGCTCGCGGGTGCCTTTCAGACGCGAGCCGACGACAAGGTCCGCTTCCCGCGCGAGTACCGGCCCGGCAACAGCGGCGAGGTCGGCGCCATCGAAGGAGCCGTCCGCGTCAGCGAACGCGATCACCTCGGCGTCGGGTGAGGCCAGAACCCCGGCCCAGCAGGCAGCGCCGAAGCCGCGGCGCGGCTCGTGCACGACCCGGGCACCGGCGGCGGCAGCGGCAGCGCCGGTGCCGTCGGAGGAACCGTTGTCGACCACGACGAGGTCGGCCTCTGCCGGGAACGAGGCGAGGGCGGTCGGCAAGGCGGCCGCTTCGTTGAGGGCCGGCAGGACGACGGTGACCCCGGTGAGGTCCATGGCGGAAGTGTACGGGCGGGATCGTTCGAAGTCGGCGTTCACTTCTTACGGTCTTGCCACAGATGGCCAGCCGATCTTACGGTCTTGCCACAGATGGCCAGCCGGCGGGCGCCATGGCCTTCGGGCCGTTACGCTTCGCGCATGCGGCCGAAAGCGCTCCGGAGGCAGCTCGAGCAGCCGGCGGACAAGGCGTTTGCCCGAGCGAGCATCGCGGCCGCGGTGACGGTCCTCGCGATCGGGACGCTCGGTACGTTCTATCTCCGCCACCAGAGCGGGGTCGCGCTCCAGGTCCCGAGCGTCCCGTACTTCTTCAGCCTCCCGTTCTACGTCTTCCCCCACCCGCACCTCGCCGCCGGCTGGGCCGCCGCTGCCACGCCCGTCATCGCGGCCGCGGCGGCCGCGGTGGTGGCGCTGCATCGCGGCCAGGCCGGATGGCGGGTGCGGGTGGCGGTCTCGGCGGGCCTCGCCGCCATCCTCGCCCTCGCCGTCTCTGCGCTGGCCGGCGGCCCGTGGGCGTGGCGCAGCCCGTTGGACTACGCGGGCGAGTACCCGGCGGGTGTGGGCCATGTCGGCGCGGTCCCGACGTTCCTTCGCCACTTCCCGCAGCTGCTGCCCTCCCTGCCCACCCACGCTGCCGGACACCCGGCCGGTGCGATGCTCGTGTACGCGCTGGTGAGCAGGGTCTGGCCGGGTCTCACCGCCGCCGCGCTCGCCACGGTGGCCATCGGGTCGCTCGGGGTGGTGGCCGCCGGCGGCCTGGCGCGCGACGAGCTCGGTGAGGAGGGCGGGCGCCTGGCGCTCGCCGCGTGGGTCCTGTCGCCGGGGGTCGTCCTGTACCTTGCGACCTCCGCCGACGCGATCTTCGCGACCGTGCTCGGAGCGGCCGCGTGGACCGCTCACCGGGGCCTCACCCGCCGCTCCCCCGCCTGGACGGTGGCTGGCGGAGCCCTGCTCTGGGCGGGGGCGATGCTCACCTACTCGGCCGTCCTGCTGCTCGCGTTCCTCGGCGTGCGGGCCATTGGCCGGCTGCGCGGCGACCGGGCCTGGGTCCTGCGCTGGGCGGTGGGTACCGCGGCGGTCTCCACCGGACTGGCCGGGCTGCTCTGGCTCACGACCGGCTACGACGTCGTCGCCGCGGTGCGGGCGGTCCATCGCGCCTACCAGGCAGCCCCCGGCTCGGCGGGTCGACCCCTTGTCCTGTGGCTGCCAGGCGACATCGTCGCCTTCGGCGGGATGCTGGGCGTGCCGCTGCTGGCTGCGCTCGCCACGCGCGCCGTGGCGGTGGTCCGCGAGCGGGCATGGACGTCGGTCGACGGGGCCGCGCTTGCGACCCTGCTCGCGGCGGCCTCCTGGGGCTTCACCAAGGGCGAGGTCGAGCGCATCTTCCAGTTCCTCGTGCCGCTCGTCCTGGTGCCGGCGACCCGCCAGCTCCTCACTTGGCGCGTGCGCTTCCCGGTCGTCGCGTGCCTGCTCCTGACCCAGGTCCTGGCTGTGCAGGTCCTGTTCGACACGCGCTGGTAGCGGCCGTGTTCGAGGCGGTCCTGGATGAGCTCCGCTGGTGGGTGAAGCGGGATCTGGGTGAGCCCGACCGGGCTCGTAGCGGCTCACGCTCACCTGATGTTGAGCTGGGTGTCGGCTCCCTGGGGGCGGCCCTCGACGAGGCGGAGCAGGACGCCGGCCGGGGTGCTGAGCGGATCGGTGGTCCGGGTCAGCAGCAGGTCGGTGTCCAGCCGGCCGCCGTGCACGGTGGGCCCGAACGGGCTCCAGAACGCCCCGTCGGTCGTGATGGTGAGCTCGGCGGGCAGGTCGGCGGGGCCGGCGTCGACGCCCAGGCCGTGGTCGACGGCACGGCCGCGGTGGACGATCGGGCGGATGACGTGGTCGTCGTCGGCGACGCCGAGCCGGCGGTGCAGCTCGCACAGCCGCTCCTGCTCGCCGGCGGCCATGGACGTCACGGTCGTGGCGATGCGCACGCGCACGCCCTGCCCGACCAGCCGGGGGATCGTCTCGACGACCTTGCGGAAGTTCTCCGGGCCGCGCATCGCGTCGTTGGTGTCGGGCTCGGGCCGGTCGAGGGAGAGCTGGATCGCGGCTGGCAGGTCCGCGAGGGGCTGCAAGCGCGCCAGCCGGTCACGGGTGAACATGGTCCCGTTGGACAGGCACACGATGGGCAGGATCCCGGCCAGCTCGACGAGCAGCTCGGGCAGGTAGGGCAGCAGGAACGGCTCGCCGCCGGTGACGCCCAAGGCGGTGAAGCCCAGCGTCCGGGCTTCCTCGGCCAGCTTGAGCATGCGCTCGCGGCCGAGCTCGCGCCGAGCCGCCTTGGGTCCCGACTCGGTCAGGCAGTAGGCGCAGACCAGGTTGCAGTGGTAGTTGGCGTAGAACCAGACCCGGCCGGGCAGCACACCCTCGGCGACGGCCCTGGCGATGGTCGCGGTCATGCCAGCCCCTCCTGGGCCAGCCGGGCCAGCACCTGTGGGGAGGTGGGCAGGTCCAGCGCGGTGCAGAACCGGTTGAGCAGCACGGTCGCGCCCACGAGCAGGGTGAGCTCGACCAGCTCGGCGTCGCCGAACCAGACCCGGACGGCGGCCCGGGCCGAGTCGGGCACCGGTCCAGGGCCGAGCGCGACCGTGTCGACCCAGTCGAGCAGGGCGAGCTCGTGCGGGTCGTCGAAGGCGGCCTCGAGCGGGAGCTCGCCGCGAAGTGCCCGTACCTCGTCCAGCGCCAGCCCGGTGTCGCGGGCGGCCACGGTGTGGGTCTGCACGCAGAACCGGCACGCGAGCCGGGCCGAGGTGCGCAGGATGACGAGCTCCTTGGCGCGCGCGCTGATCCAGGACGGGCCGAGCGCCGCACCCAGGAACGGCATGGCGACCTCGAGCAGCTCGGGCACGTGGGCCAGAGCGGCGACGATCGGCCCCGGGTCGCCGCTGGCGTAGTAGGGCCGGGCGAGCAGCGGGGCTTGCTCGGCCTTGATCAGATGAACGCCGCCGATGGCTCTGCCCTCCTGAATCATGGGGCTTGCCCTGTGAACGCTTCCGCCGCTTGCCTCCCATACGTCCGGACTGGTGCCGCCCCGGCGGGCACGACCCGGGTGCTCACCACTGACCAGGGTCAGAACGGCCATCGGTCGCCGAAGCGGGCGACCATGCGGCCGTCGAGCCCCCATACCCGGCCCGAGGGCACCAGCGCCAGGATCACGAACGGCACGACATCGGGCAGGAAGTCGAACAGGTAGGCGCCGTTGTCGATCGTCATGATCAGCAGCGGCCCGATCAGGCCGACCCCGATCAGCCCACCGAAGCGGCTGGCCAGCCCGATGCAGAGCAGGACCCCGCCCGTGACCTCGGCCGCAGTGAGGAAGTACTGCCAAAACGCCCAATGGTCGAGCACGACCGAGTTGTAGAACGACTTCATGAACGCTGGCGCGTGCGACTTGGGGCCGGCATAGACCACCAGCAGCCCACGCGCGACCCCCCGGTCGATGAGACCGAACGAGACGATCTTGAAGTCGTAGGCGCTCTTGTTGACGACTTTGGCCAGCCCGTTGGTCAACAGCGTGAAACCCATGAAGATCCGGAACGCGGCCAGGCCCTTGGCCACCACCCGGGCTGGGAGCACCCCCACTCCGACAGGCGCCTTGGCGGTTCTGGCCATCGGAGTCCTTTCGCAACCACTCGCAACCACGGCCACACCGGGATCCTAGACCTGAACCATCTCGGTCGCCCTGGCAGCAACCTTACGATCTTGGGACAACACCGGTTCGCCAGGGCCTGGCCGGCCGGTCCCCACGACGCCCGCCCCACGACCGCCGCACGGAGCGCTCACGGCAGGCTTGGCCGGCGGGTCGCGCTCGTCGAGACAGATTTAGAGGGTGCGTGGTCGCACGCCGACCTCGTCCAGGTGGTCCAGCAGGTCGGCCGGGTCCTCGTACACCCGGTAGGCGCCGGCCCGCTCCAGCTCCTCACGGCCGTAGCCGCCTGCCAGCAGCCCGATCCCCAGCGCCCGCGCCCGCCGGGCCGCCAGCAGGTCCCACACCGAGTCGCCGACCACCATCGCGTCGGCGACGTCGGCGCCCAGCCGCTCGGCGGCGGCCAGGAAGAGGTCCGGGTCCGGCTTGGCGTGAGCGACCTGGTCGCGGGTGATCACCGGGACGTGGTCGGGGACCCCGAGCAGCTCCAGGGTCGGCCGGGCCGCCTCCGCGAGCCCGCTGGTCGCCACCGCCCAGGGCACGCCCAGGTCGGTCAGATGCTCCAGCAGCTCGCGGGCGCCGGGCAGCAGCCGCAGCCGGCCGGCGCGGCGGCGGTAGGCCTCGGCATGGGCCTGCTGCAGCTGGGCCACCGTGGTCGGGTCGACGGGCTTGCCGGTCTCGCGGAGCAGCGCGCCGACGAACAGCCCGCCGCTCATGCCGATGCGCCGGTGGATCCGCCAGACCGCCAGGTGGATGCCGGCGCCCTCGAGGGCCTCCTGCCAGGCGAGCACGTGCTGGTAGACGCTGTCGACCAGCGTGCCGTCCAGGTCGAACACGAACACCGTCCGCTGGTTCATCGCCTCCGCCACGAAACCGGGAAGTCCAGGAAACCGGGAGCCGGGAAGCCGGGAGGCCGCAGGGAGATGCCGGCCCTGCAGCATGCCTCCATCCAACCGGTTGCCACCGTGGTGATCCCCTAACCAGACCCCATGCGCGTCGACCGGGTCCGGATGCTGTCCTGCTGCTCCCTCAGGGTACTGCCACCTACTGCGAGCATGCACCG
This window of the Actinomycetes bacterium genome carries:
- a CDS encoding HAMP domain-containing sensor histidine kinase codes for the protein MKRRHALQPALWFGIGVAGTALVAAAAGIPWPDLAMLLGLSTAGGLAVAVAGLGLQSRLRRQRAAMARQTALTAAVTAGAALAALGVVAACMLASPHDLSVVVASLPLAAGAGVAYGIVSSRRTAADLEALAEVARRLEAGDLSARARLGGTPEVAAVAESLNAAAARLADARERERAVEASRRDLVAWASHDLRTPLASLRLVAEALADDVAPDEATRRGYLAGLAGHVDRLSSLVDDLFELSAIQAGAVVPQLEPTSLPELIREVLERFHPEAEAAGVRLEADLPQEFRIVLASRDQLSRVLANLVVNGIHHTPPGGSLVVSADDADDAAVVHVRDSCGGIPATDLRRVFDQLWRGDQARSTRGTGLGLAIARGLVEAHGGTIQVANVDGGCQFAFQLPHQVGSSASVCNGRRRTTSPPS
- a CDS encoding radical SAM protein encodes the protein MTATIARAVAEGVLPGRVWFYANYHCNLVCAYCLTESGPKAARRELGRERMLKLAEEARTLGFTALGVTGGEPFLLPYLPELLVELAGILPIVCLSNGTMFTRDRLARLQPLADLPAAIQLSLDRPEPDTNDAMRGPENFRKVVETIPRLVGQGVRVRIATTVTSMAAGEQERLCELHRRLGVADDDHVIRPIVHRGRAVDHGLGVDAGPADLPAELTITTDGAFWSPFGPTVHGGRLDTDLLLTRTTDPLSTPAGVLLRLVEGRPQGADTQLNIR
- a CDS encoding FAD-dependent oxidoreductase, which gives rise to MSGLEFLEQAMDLFPHARRALLTAYADTDAAIQAINVVDLDHYLLKPWDPPEEKLYPVVDALIELWLVTGDKPVTETQVVGHRWSARSFEVRDFLARNSVPYRWLTVEQPEGQGLLEAAGLDATSIPLVVTPAGDSLVDPSVEELAARVGLSTTPATDFYDTVIVGGGPAGLGAVVYAASEGLRTVLLERQATGGQAGQSSRIENYLGFPDGVSGAQLTDRARRQAHKFGAEILTARSVAGLEVRGSSRVVRFANGSEVAAHTVVLATGVAYHKLDVPGADQLTGLGVFYGSAATEAPACAGEDVYVVGGANAAGQAAVFLSRHARRVTLLVRADGLEQSMSYYLIRQIRDTPNIEVRPRTQVVGAAGQEHLERLSLCDTRAGTVEEVPASFLFVFIGAAPCTEWLDGVIERDPKGFLLTGPDLLVGGKRPTGWPLNRDPYYLEGSVPGIFAAGDVRANSVKRVASAVGEGATAIQLVHRYLETQ
- a CDS encoding glycosyltransferase family 2 protein, with protein sequence MNADFERSRPYTSAMDLTGVTVVLPALNEAAALPTALASFPAEADLVVVDNGSSDGTGAAAAAAGARVVHEPRRGFGAACWAGVLASPDAEVIAFADADGSFDGADLAAVAGPVLAREADLVVGSRLKGTREPGAMSAVAVAENLLLGFACRLLFDVPLSDLGPFRAVRRDTLLALGIRDRGHGWPLEMIGRAGRHRLRVLEVPVRYRPRAAGTSKVSGSLPGTIRALAAMTRVTYRLLREAPARRPGTPTAR
- a CDS encoding ATP-binding protein, translated to MTERLGAEALRELFLFEKLSDEQLAWLAERGEVRSYPAGTTMYTAGEPATRLFVLLDGTLSMSVRAGGTEIEMNRSDYRGTYAGAFLAYLDVPPRSYVGSLRAVTGCRFWELAATDFGWAVREWFPMATHLLQGFAIQGMATQQTVSTRERLVALGTVTAGLTHELNNPATAAVRATATLHERLAGLWGELAALTHHGELAAGRLATLVDLVRQALGRRAELAPLSPLQASDREDELGGWLEEHGVAGGWDLTPPLVAAGVDAAWLEQVAASVPAELLPHAVGVVAVTCEAESLLDELADAAARISKLIGAAKQYTQMDRSPLQHLDVHDGLESTLTMLGHKLGTGIEVVRDYDRSLPKLPAYAGELNQVWTNLIDNAVDAMDGRGILTVRTRRDGDRVLVEIGDTGPGIPERVGAHIFEPFYTTKPVGKGTGLGLDICWRIVVQRHSGDLRVTSTPGDTRFQVLLPTGGPPTQ
- a CDS encoding NAD-dependent epimerase/dehydratase family protein; the protein is MRVLVTGGAGFIGSHVVDRLVELGHRVRVLDRLHPNAHAGRPDHLRDDAEFWEVDLADPAAGVALDAALDGVDAVSHQAAMVGLGRDVADVVDYVRDNDLGTAALLAALHRRRGQVDRLVLASSMVVYGEGGYRCGEHGGVRPAPRPVERLAAGRWEPVCPCCGAEVGPVAVTEDAPTDPRNVYAATKLHQEQLATAAMLQGGPAVTALRYHNVYGPRMPRDTPYAGVAAIFRSALADGRPPRVFEDGRQRRDFVHVADVARANVLALTAPRPVLGAFNVASGEPHTVGEMAAAIAAAVGGPAPEVVGGWRPGDVRHVVASPELAAERLGFRALVGFADGMAELATAPLRAPARAGTDTG
- a CDS encoding response regulator transcription factor: MAGERVLVVDDEPTVGEVVRHYLEREGYRVEVARDGARALEAVATRAPDLVILDLMLPAVDGLDVCRQVRAAGATPIIMLTAKGGEADRVLGLELGADDYVVKPFSPRELVARVRSVLRRTRPTDGPRPLPVRAGDVVVDPVTREVEVAGRQVALTVREFDLLLFLVRHPRQVFTRGQLLQQVWEYAWLGDTSTVTVHVRRLREKVEDDSSNPRRVQTVYGVGYRFVPVGPGEALVAREGLEGGAG
- a CDS encoding TIGR04282 family arsenosugar biosynthesis glycosyltransferase, with translation MTRPRRALVVIAKEPVPGAVKTRLAPVLGADGAAWAAAAMLTDTLAVMAELDAEPWVCFAPPDARMRMARLAPGCGLIAQVEGDLGDRLAACFAALFGGGAERVVIVGADTPHVPRETYDAAFALLDQVDVVLGPAEDGGYYLVGAKAALPELFVGVPMGTDAVLHVTIERAIRRRLRIGMVPMLRDLDRLEDLRAALAAGDLDGSPRTRAAVADLLAVRRAPAPQE